From Mycolicibacterium cosmeticum, a single genomic window includes:
- a CDS encoding sensor histidine kinase: MAARSQPLVGRLSRWSVRTRSTVAAAVVVTLGIGVASAAMLIVLYQTLQGSTQAAATLRAGQLVEQLRTDGPAELDPGLLGTDGQIGVIQVLDDRGVLRLASAGAPKTPLAEMIVPAGQMVTVGRVQLPAERGDYWVIARGAATPAGPVTVLVGGNREPVETVVGTVGLMLAISGPLVVALVAWATHLLVGRALDPVERIRARVDTISTEQLDERVPVPPSGDEIAHLAQTMNRMLTRLQAGHAAQRRFISDASHELRSPLSAISTALELAHNRPEMLDAELVDESLIPETRRMRDLVDDLLLLARADEHQLSVRADNVDLDDILNAETTRLQADPKLSVQARIGAARVTGDRGQLARMVRNLVDNAARHARSTVELHCQRRGDTAVIAVADDGPGIPLDQRERVFERFVRLDAARTRDAGGSGLGLAIVAEIVAAHRGTVDISERAGGGACVTVTLAADTDSYAPADIR; encoded by the coding sequence ATGGCGGCCCGATCACAACCTCTGGTGGGAAGGCTGTCGCGCTGGTCGGTGCGGACCCGCTCGACCGTGGCGGCGGCCGTCGTGGTGACTCTGGGCATCGGTGTCGCATCGGCGGCGATGTTGATCGTGCTCTACCAGACCTTGCAGGGGTCGACTCAGGCCGCCGCGACGCTTCGCGCCGGGCAACTCGTCGAGCAGTTGCGCACCGACGGCCCCGCCGAACTGGATCCGGGACTACTGGGCACCGACGGTCAGATCGGCGTCATCCAAGTCCTCGACGACCGCGGGGTGCTACGCCTTGCGTCCGCCGGTGCCCCCAAGACACCGCTGGCGGAGATGATCGTGCCGGCCGGACAGATGGTGACCGTCGGACGCGTCCAGCTGCCCGCCGAGCGGGGTGACTACTGGGTGATCGCCCGTGGCGCTGCGACACCGGCCGGGCCGGTAACCGTGCTCGTCGGCGGTAACCGCGAACCCGTCGAAACGGTCGTCGGCACCGTCGGGTTGATGTTGGCGATCAGCGGACCGCTGGTCGTGGCGCTGGTCGCGTGGGCCACCCACCTGTTGGTGGGCAGGGCGCTGGACCCGGTGGAGCGCATCCGCGCCCGCGTCGACACCATCTCCACCGAACAACTTGACGAACGGGTCCCGGTCCCGCCGTCCGGCGACGAGATCGCCCACCTCGCGCAGACGATGAACCGGATGCTGACCCGCTTGCAGGCCGGGCACGCCGCGCAGCGCCGGTTCATCTCCGACGCCTCCCATGAGTTGCGCAGCCCCTTATCGGCGATCAGCACCGCCCTCGAGCTGGCCCACAACCGGCCCGAGATGCTCGACGCCGAACTCGTCGACGAGTCGTTGATCCCCGAAACGCGACGCATGCGCGACCTCGTCGACGATCTGCTGCTGCTGGCCCGCGCCGACGAACACCAACTGAGCGTGCGCGCCGATAACGTCGACCTCGATGACATCCTCAACGCCGAAACCACACGGCTGCAGGCAGATCCGAAGCTGAGCGTACAGGCGCGGATCGGCGCCGCGCGGGTCACCGGTGACCGCGGACAGCTCGCGCGCATGGTGCGCAACCTGGTCGACAACGCCGCCCGCCACGCCCGCAGCACCGTCGAACTGCACTGCCAACGCCGAGGTGACACCGCGGTCATCGCCGTCGCCGACGACGGACCGGGAATCCCGCTCGACCAACGCGAGCGGGTCTTCGAACGCTTCGTGCGACTCGACGCCGCCCGCACCCGCGACGCCGGCGGCAGCGGACTCGGTTTGGCCATCGTCGCCGAGATCGTCGCCGCCCACCGAGGCACCGTCGACATCAGCGAACGGGCCGGCGGCGGCGCCTGTGTCACCGTCACGCTGGCCGCCGACACCGACAGCTATGCGCCCGCCGACATCCGATAA
- a CDS encoding response regulator transcription factor, with translation MRILLVEDEPRLAELIRRGLVAEGFVVEVAGDGRVGFDEALGGGFDVLILDIMLPSMSGYDIVRELRKAQVWTPVLMLSAKDGEYDLADAFDLGADDYLIKPFSFVVLIARLRALLRRGAPVRPPVLRVDDVELDPARHRVSRAGVEVELTPREYGVLEFLMRHAGTVVTKQEILQSVWDVNYEGDDNIVEVYVGYLRRKLDVPFGAQTIHTVRGVGYRMSAGA, from the coding sequence GTGCGCATTCTGCTCGTCGAGGACGAGCCGCGGCTGGCCGAACTGATCCGCCGCGGCCTCGTCGCCGAAGGATTCGTGGTGGAAGTGGCCGGGGATGGGCGCGTCGGATTCGACGAGGCGCTCGGCGGCGGCTTCGACGTCCTGATCCTTGACATCATGCTGCCCTCGATGAGCGGCTACGACATCGTGCGCGAGTTGCGCAAGGCGCAGGTGTGGACACCGGTGTTGATGCTGTCGGCCAAGGACGGCGAGTACGACCTGGCCGACGCGTTCGACCTGGGTGCCGACGACTATCTGATCAAGCCGTTCTCGTTCGTGGTGCTGATCGCACGGCTACGAGCGCTGCTGCGCCGCGGCGCGCCGGTGCGCCCCCCGGTGCTGCGCGTCGATGACGTCGAATTGGATCCCGCACGTCATCGGGTGAGCCGTGCGGGTGTGGAGGTGGAGTTGACGCCGCGGGAGTACGGGGTGCTGGAGTTCCTGATGCGCCACGCCGGGACGGTGGTGACCAAGCAGGAGATCCTGCAGTCGGTGTGGGATGTGAACTACGAGGGTGACGACAATATCGTCGAGGTGTACGTCGGCTATCTGCGCCGCAAACTCGATGTGCCCTTCGGCGCGCAAACCATTCACACCGTGCGTGGGGTCGGTTATCGGATGTCGGCGGGCGCATAG